Sequence from the Methanobacteriaceae archaeon genome:
TGATGGTCCAGAGGTGGCCGACCCTATACCTGTCACTATAAAAATTCCAGCGCCGATTATGGCCCCGATTCCCATAATAATTAACTGAAAAGGTCCTAATGTTCTTTTAAGTTTTTCGCCTGTTGTTTTACAGTGCAAGCATTCTTCAATATCTTTTTTTTTAAACAAGGTTCTCATGGTTTCACCCATAAACTAAGACTAATGTTTAATGTAAAAGTTTAAATATATAAAGTTATTTATTTTTTATTATTCCATAGTTATTATTTAATAATTAAAATCAAATCGACAATGAAAATAAGAATTAAAATATAAAAAAAGATTTTAAAGTTATATTTCGATGAATATAAAAAATTAAGTCAATACTTGGACTGTTATTTAATTAGGAAGAATTATTTTAAGGAAGAATTATTTTATTTTTTTAAATGTAAAATAAGAATTAAATTAAAAATTAAAAACAAAAAATACAATAAAATAGATAAAAATAAAAGCTGAGCCCTAATTTGGAAAATTGTGTAAAGGGGTGAAAAGTCAGAGACTCGGACTCAGCTTGGGGGTCATTTCCAAATTATACTTAACTTTAACATTAGAATATATAAAATTTTCTATTTTAACTAATAGACTAAACGAATTATTAAAAAATGATTTGAAAAAATGGAAAAATTTAATTATTTAAAAGTATCTATTATTAATCAATTAAACATAATAATTCATAAAAAAGTGAAACTATAATTAAGTAATATCATCTAAAAATCCATAAAAAGCATTTAGAATAATCTAATAATCAGGGTAAAAAAACTAAGAAGTATGGGGGAAATAAAATTAAATTAAGAAGAAAAACACTTGCTATAATGGCCTTAATATTACTTTCCCTGATTTTAAGTTTTTTTATAATCTCTGAGCTTTTTTTCATCAATGCTGCTGAGGATACCGAAAACCAGTACGCCACCATGGTACTCAAAAACACGATCAATTCACTTAATAATGATTTAGATTCTATAAATAATACTGCTAATGACTGGTCCCAGTACGACGCTGCTTATAATTTTGTAAAAGATAATAATACTAATTTTAAAGAGCGTAGTCTAATTAATGATACTTTCTCTAGATTAAAAATTAATTTTATAATTTTTACCAATAATTCAGGAGATATTGTTTTTTCAAAAGCCGTTAATTTACAGTCAAAAAAAGAAATACCCATGTATTCTAATGTAAATAACGTTACTAAGGATTATATACAGTATTTACAAGAAAAAAATACTACAGAAAGCTCTGGATTCATATATATCAATGGAAGACCACTAATGCTGGTAACCAAGCCAGTTTTAAGAAGTGGGGGAGAAGGCCCGTCCCCAGGTTATATGATCATGGGCCGTTATCTGGATACCTATGCAGGAAATAGCCTTCCTGAGAATTCAGAATTATCTATAACTCCTGTTAATTCTTCTAAGGATCTGGAGGTATTTAATAATATTAATAATTCTAATTCTAATCTTAAACAGTCCCCAATTATACTAAAAATTACCAGTAATGATTTTTTAACAGGATATAGTATTCTCCGGAGTTCTTCCGGACGACCCTCCCTCGTTTTAAAAGTAGAAATGCCCCGAAGCATATATAAAAGCTCTCAAAGAACCAAATTGCTACTGGCCTTATCATTATTAATATCCGGAATTGTAGCAGCTTTTCTGATTTATAATTATCTGGATCGTAACCTCCTACGCAGGCTAGATAAAATCACATCCAGTGTTCTAGACATTGGTAAAAGTAATGACCTATCTGGCAGAATACCAGTTTTAGGTGATGATGAGTTAGCTAATCTTGCAATTTCAGTTAATGAAATGTTAAAATCACTGGAAAAATCAAATATAGAACTTAAGAAAAGTAGAGAAGGGTATAAAACTATTTTTGAAAATACGGGTACTGCTATGCTTTTATTGGATAAAAATATGAATATCCTATTAGCTAACACTCATTTTAAAGAGATTTTTAATTTAAATGAAGAAAATAAGAATGAAAATAATAATTTAAAGGATTTAATGGCCAAAAAAGATCATACTAAGCTCCAAGATTACCAATTGAATCTTGAAAGTAATGTTAATGACTTTAAAAATTATGA
This genomic interval carries:
- a CDS encoding CHASE4 domain-containing protein, with protein sequence MALILLSLILSFFIISELFFINAAEDTENQYATMVLKNTINSLNNDLDSINNTANDWSQYDAAYNFVKDNNTNFKERSLINDTFSRLKINFIIFTNNSGDIVFSKAVNLQSKKEIPMYSNVNNVTKDYIQYLQEKNTTESSGFIYINGRPLMLVTKPVLRSGGEGPSPGYMIMGRYLDTYAGNSLPENSELSITPVNSSKDLEVFNNINNSNSNLKQSPIILKITSNDFLTGYSILRSSSGRPSLVLKVEMPRSIYKSSQRTKLLLALSLLISGIVAAFLIYNYLDRNLLRRLDKITSSVLDIGKSNDLSGRIPVLGDDELANLAISVNEMLKSLEKSNIELKKSREGYKTIFENTGTAMLLLDKNMNILLANTHFKEIFNLNEENKNENNNLKDLMAKKDHTKLQDYQLNLESNVNDFKNYEFHLINKEGEIRDFYATFSFMKGADEVLISLIDITEHKKTGNKIKESLKEKEILLREIHHRVKNNLQIISVLLSLQSEEIDDPEILEKYKESENRIHSMALIHERMYQSKDLSSIDFADYVQNLIADIAYAYGFDGRSLDITMDLNNYNMSIETVMPLGLIINELVSNSLKYAFQNKSSKKINIILEKLDNDQFKLEISDNGMGFPENIDFKNTSSLGLQLVNELVQQIDGEMELFNEKGTKFIINFHEPEYKKRI